The Nocardiopsis dassonvillei subsp. dassonvillei DSM 43111 genome contains a region encoding:
- the acs gene encoding acetate--CoA ligase translates to MADSTPASQETLSNLLHETRSFPPPEALAADANVKADAYARADEDRLGFWEEQARRLQWEQPWDTALEWNPPFAKWFVGGRINASVNCVDRHVANGLGDRVAYHWEGEPGDTRTITYAELKDLVSQAANAMTGLGVRKGDRVAIYMPMIPETVVAMLACARLGAVHMVVFGGFSVDALGQRLDDSQAKLVVTADGGYRRGKASALKPAVDAAVADRPAVENVLVVRRTGQDVEWTDRDVWWHDVVESQSTEHTPEAHDAEDPLYIMYTSGTTAKPKGILHTTGGYLTQVAYTHWAVFDLKPETDVYWCAADIGWVTGHSYIVYGPLANAATTVLYEGTPDTPHKGRFWEIIEKYKVTIAYMAPTAIRTFMKWGDDIPAKFDLSSLRVIGSVGEPINPEAYVWYRKNIGGDRTPVVDTWWQTETGAVMVSPLPGVTSGKPGAAMRAIPGIVADVVDEQGESVPDGEGGFIVIREPWPSMLRGIWGDPQRYKDTYWSRFEGLYFPGDGAKKDADGDLWLLGRVDDVMLVSGHNISTTEVESALVSHPRVAEAAVVGATDKVTGQAIVGFVILRGGEEEVPEDLVQELRNHVGTSLGPIAKPARLLAVPELPKTRSGKIMRRLLRDIAENRAVGDTSTLTDSSIMEVIAKQLPSAKRED, encoded by the coding sequence GTGGCCGACAGCACTCCCGCGAGCCAGGAGACACTGTCCAACCTTCTCCACGAGACGCGCAGCTTCCCTCCCCCGGAGGCGCTCGCCGCCGACGCCAACGTCAAGGCCGACGCCTACGCCAGGGCCGACGAGGACCGTCTCGGTTTCTGGGAGGAGCAGGCCCGCAGGCTCCAGTGGGAACAGCCCTGGGACACCGCCCTGGAGTGGAACCCGCCCTTCGCCAAGTGGTTCGTCGGCGGGAGGATCAACGCCTCCGTCAACTGCGTGGACCGGCACGTGGCCAACGGCCTCGGCGACCGGGTCGCCTACCACTGGGAGGGCGAGCCCGGCGACACCCGCACCATCACCTACGCCGAGCTCAAGGACCTGGTCTCCCAGGCGGCCAACGCCATGACCGGACTCGGCGTGCGCAAGGGCGACCGCGTCGCCATCTACATGCCGATGATCCCCGAGACCGTCGTGGCCATGCTCGCCTGCGCCCGTCTCGGCGCCGTCCACATGGTCGTGTTCGGCGGCTTCTCCGTGGACGCCCTGGGCCAGCGCCTCGACGACAGCCAGGCCAAGCTCGTGGTCACCGCCGACGGAGGCTACCGCCGCGGCAAGGCCAGCGCCCTCAAGCCCGCCGTGGACGCCGCCGTCGCCGACCGCCCCGCGGTCGAGAACGTCCTCGTCGTCCGCCGCACCGGCCAGGACGTCGAGTGGACCGACCGCGACGTGTGGTGGCACGACGTCGTGGAGTCCCAGAGCACCGAGCACACGCCCGAGGCGCACGACGCCGAGGACCCGCTGTACATCATGTACACCAGCGGCACCACGGCCAAGCCCAAGGGCATCCTGCACACCACCGGCGGCTACCTCACCCAGGTCGCCTACACCCACTGGGCGGTCTTCGACCTCAAGCCCGAGACCGACGTCTACTGGTGCGCCGCCGACATCGGCTGGGTCACCGGCCACTCCTACATCGTCTACGGCCCGCTCGCCAACGCGGCCACCACCGTCCTGTACGAGGGCACCCCGGACACCCCGCACAAGGGCCGCTTCTGGGAGATCATCGAGAAGTACAAGGTCACCATCGCCTACATGGCCCCCACGGCGATCCGCACCTTCATGAAGTGGGGCGACGACATCCCCGCCAAGTTCGACCTGTCCAGCCTGCGCGTCATCGGCTCGGTGGGCGAGCCCATCAACCCCGAGGCCTACGTCTGGTACCGCAAGAACATCGGCGGCGACCGCACTCCGGTCGTGGACACCTGGTGGCAGACCGAGACCGGCGCCGTCATGGTCAGCCCCCTGCCGGGCGTGACCTCCGGCAAGCCCGGCGCGGCCATGCGGGCCATCCCCGGCATCGTCGCCGACGTCGTGGACGAGCAGGGCGAGTCCGTCCCCGACGGCGAGGGCGGCTTCATCGTCATCCGCGAGCCGTGGCCGTCCATGCTCCGCGGGATCTGGGGCGACCCCCAGCGCTACAAGGACACCTACTGGTCGCGCTTCGAGGGCCTGTACTTCCCCGGTGACGGCGCCAAGAAGGACGCCGACGGCGACCTGTGGCTGCTGGGCCGCGTGGACGACGTCATGCTCGTCTCCGGCCACAACATCTCCACCACCGAGGTCGAGTCCGCGCTGGTCTCCCACCCGCGCGTGGCGGAGGCCGCGGTCGTCGGCGCCACCGACAAGGTCACCGGCCAGGCCATCGTCGGCTTCGTGATCCTGCGCGGCGGCGAGGAGGAGGTCCCCGAGGACCTGGTCCAGGAACTGCGCAACCACGTCGGCACCTCGCTCGGCCCGATCGCCAAGCCCGCCCGCCTCCTGGCGGTGCCCGAGCTGCCCAAGACCCGCTCGGGCAAGATCATGCGGCGCCTGCTGCGCGACATCGCCGAGAACCGGGCCGTCGGCGACACCTCCACGCTCACCGACTCCTCGATCATGGAGGTCATCGCCAAGCAGCTGCCCTCCGCCAAGCGGGAGGACTGA
- a CDS encoding SixA phosphatase family protein, producing MSGARRLLLMRHAQAENGFEDFERGLTDRGRSQAEAVGRLLAERGYVPDHVICSAARRTRQTLDGVLGAMEAGVRPEVDYSEAAYSAGVDTLLELVNQVDPDAGTVLVVAHNPTVAQLAGAFLGNPVAYPPATVAAVELEVEWLYAAPGTGSGTLLS from the coding sequence GTGAGCGGCGCGCGGAGGCTGCTGCTGATGCGGCACGCCCAGGCCGAGAACGGGTTCGAGGACTTCGAACGCGGTCTCACCGACCGGGGCCGGAGCCAGGCCGAGGCGGTCGGCCGCCTGCTCGCCGAGCGGGGGTACGTGCCCGACCACGTCATCTGCTCCGCGGCCAGGCGAACGCGGCAGACGCTGGACGGTGTGCTCGGGGCCATGGAAGCGGGGGTCCGCCCGGAGGTGGACTACTCCGAGGCGGCGTACTCGGCGGGGGTGGACACACTCCTGGAGCTGGTGAACCAGGTGGATCCCGACGCGGGGACGGTCCTGGTCGTCGCGCACAACCCGACGGTGGCCCAGCTGGCTGGCGCCTTCCTGGGGAATCCGGTTGCCTATCCACCGGCCACGGTCGCGGCCGTCGAGCTGGAGGTGGAGTGGCTCTACGCCGCCCCGGGAACCGGTTCCGGCACACTGCTGAGCTAG
- a CDS encoding phage holin family protein has product MAEKPGTGEPGATRDTDRSISELVSDATGNISRLVSLEIKLAKLEAKADAAKIGKGVAGFAVVGVLAHIFVILLSVTGAFVLYEVAGLPGWASFGIVTLVYLLLAAAVALYAIATLRKREGLQRTALTTSRFTGILRGDIRPPSNAVETAEASAPAAR; this is encoded by the coding sequence ATGGCGGAGAAGCCGGGTACCGGTGAACCTGGCGCCACCAGGGACACCGACCGTTCGATCAGCGAACTGGTCTCAGACGCCACGGGCAACATCTCCCGTCTGGTCAGCCTGGAGATCAAGCTGGCCAAGCTGGAGGCCAAGGCCGACGCGGCCAAGATCGGCAAGGGCGTGGCCGGTTTCGCCGTGGTCGGGGTCCTCGCCCACATCTTCGTCATCCTCCTCTCGGTGACCGGGGCCTTCGTCCTGTACGAGGTCGCCGGGCTCCCCGGCTGGGCCAGCTTCGGCATCGTCACCCTCGTCTACCTGCTGCTCGCCGCGGCCGTCGCGCTGTACGCGATCGCCACCCTGCGCAAGCGGGAGGGCCTCCAGCGCACCGCGCTGACCACCTCGCGCTTCACCGGCATCCTGCGCGGCGACATCCGCCCGCCCTCGAACGCCGTCGAGACCGCCGAGGCGTCCGCTCCCGCGGCCCGGTAG
- a CDS encoding TadA family conjugal transfer-associated ATPase → MSPLVEAVRNRLVASGVPVSPSSVAAALRAEGGLLGDTEVLSMTRRLAADLSGAGPLEELMTSGVTDILVNGPDEVWVDDGGGLRRAGVRFESADAVRRLAQRLAAQAGRRLDAAVPYVDARLPSGARLHAVLPPVAPAGACVSLRLPPRRVFTLERLARRGTVTPCGAELLRSLVASRVPFLVSGGTGTGKTTLLSCLLSLVDPGERIVLAEDSPELRPEHPHVVRLQTRPPNIEGSGEVSLETLVRQALRMRPDRLVVGEARGPEIVSLLGALNTGHEGGAGTLHANGAGDVPARVEALGCAAGLDRAAVHSQLAATRVMVVHLVRDSGGRRLAELRVLRRGSDGLVEAVPAVSFGPDGSRREHAGADEVAARLGGGWRRW, encoded by the coding sequence GTGAGCCCCCTGGTGGAGGCCGTGCGCAACCGCCTGGTGGCGTCCGGGGTGCCGGTGAGCCCGTCGAGCGTCGCTGCGGCGCTGCGCGCCGAGGGAGGTCTGCTGGGCGACACCGAGGTGCTGTCCATGACCCGCCGTCTGGCCGCCGACCTGTCGGGGGCGGGGCCGCTGGAGGAGCTCATGACGTCGGGGGTCACCGACATCCTCGTCAACGGTCCCGACGAGGTGTGGGTGGACGACGGCGGAGGCCTGCGCCGGGCCGGGGTGCGCTTCGAGTCGGCGGACGCGGTGCGCCGACTGGCCCAGCGGCTGGCGGCGCAGGCGGGGAGACGGTTGGACGCGGCCGTGCCCTACGTGGACGCCCGGCTTCCCAGCGGCGCGCGGCTGCACGCGGTGCTGCCGCCGGTGGCGCCCGCCGGGGCGTGCGTGTCGCTGCGGCTGCCTCCCCGGCGGGTGTTCACCCTGGAGCGGTTGGCCCGGCGGGGGACGGTCACCCCGTGCGGGGCCGAGCTGCTGCGGTCCCTGGTGGCCTCGCGGGTGCCGTTCCTGGTCAGCGGGGGCACCGGCACGGGCAAGACCACGCTGCTGTCGTGCCTGCTCTCCCTGGTGGACCCGGGGGAGCGGATCGTCCTGGCCGAGGACTCCCCCGAGCTGCGGCCCGAGCATCCGCACGTGGTCCGCCTCCAGACCCGTCCGCCCAACATCGAGGGCAGTGGCGAGGTGTCGCTGGAGACCCTGGTCCGGCAGGCGCTGCGGATGCGTCCGGACCGGCTGGTGGTCGGCGAGGCGCGCGGGCCGGAGATCGTGTCCTTGCTGGGCGCTCTGAACACCGGGCACGAGGGCGGCGCGGGGACCCTGCACGCCAACGGCGCGGGCGACGTGCCCGCCCGGGTGGAGGCGCTGGGGTGCGCGGCCGGACTGGACCGGGCCGCCGTGCACAGCCAGCTGGCCGCCACCAGGGTCATGGTCGTGCACCTGGTCCGGGACTCCGGCGGGCGGCGCCTGGCCGAGCTGCGGGTGCTCAGACGCGGTTCGGACGGGCTGGTGGAGGCGGTGCCGGCGGTGTCCTTCGGTCCCGACGGCAGCCGCCGGGAACACGCCGGGGCGGACGAGGTGGCCGCCCGGCTGGGCGGGGGGTGGCGCCGGTGGTGA
- the ssd gene encoding septum site-determining protein Ssd produces the protein MRVSGHRSGVPLEAPASDAAGEGSPRGFREARVLLLPRDEALLVGLLARASSPGRVPAPTVSVVGGRGGAGASLLAVALALAGERAGRSTALLDADPFGCGPDVYLGCDRGPSPGPERWTGWGDLLRRRGRVRWRDLRAGLPGTSRVSVLTWTRGPEPTGPLPVGAVRAVLSSARDGTDLVVADLPRSFDPATTVFLNRSDLVLLVVPADVPSVVAATRTVARLRGETRTVRLVVRGARGELSADVVSRALKVDLGADLPSEPGLARSLAAGDVPARHPRSPLARFADRVVAGLPALEEVR, from the coding sequence ATGCGCGTGTCCGGGCACCGGTCGGGCGTTCCCCTGGAGGCCCCGGCCTCGGACGCCGCCGGGGAGGGGTCCCCGCGGGGGTTCCGGGAGGCGCGCGTGCTCCTGCTGCCCCGGGACGAGGCGCTGCTGGTCGGCCTGCTCGCGAGGGCGTCCTCCCCCGGCCGGGTTCCGGCGCCCACGGTGTCGGTGGTCGGCGGCCGGGGCGGTGCCGGGGCCAGCCTGCTCGCGGTGGCCCTCGCCCTGGCCGGTGAGCGCGCCGGACGCTCCACCGCCCTGCTGGACGCCGACCCGTTCGGGTGCGGCCCCGACGTCTACCTCGGGTGCGACCGGGGCCCCTCCCCCGGTCCCGAGCGGTGGACCGGCTGGGGCGACCTGCTGCGCAGGCGCGGCCGGGTGCGCTGGCGCGACCTGCGCGCCGGACTGCCGGGGACCTCCCGGGTGTCGGTGCTGACCTGGACGCGCGGCCCGGAGCCGACCGGCCCCCTGCCGGTGGGTGCCGTGCGCGCGGTCCTGTCCTCGGCCAGGGACGGCACCGACCTGGTGGTGGCCGACCTGCCGCGCTCCTTCGACCCGGCCACCACCGTGTTCCTGAACCGATCCGACCTGGTACTGCTGGTCGTCCCGGCGGACGTGCCCTCGGTGGTGGCGGCGACCAGGACGGTCGCCCGGCTGCGTGGGGAGACGCGGACCGTGCGGCTGGTGGTGCGCGGCGCCCGGGGCGAACTGAGCGCGGACGTGGTGTCCAGGGCCTTGAAGGTGGACCTGGGCGCGGACCTGCCGTCCGAGCCGGGGCTGGCCCGGTCGCTGGCCGCGGGGGACGTGCCCGCCCGCCATCCCCGTTCGCCCCTGGCCCGGTTCGCCGACCGGGTCGTCGCGGGCCTGCCCGCGCTGGAGGAGGTCCGGTGA
- a CDS encoding Fic family protein, protein MSEPTSSPVSDPLARIAELPGVADAVAETRTLVDRLLGHRVLRRRSSDVSMESALRGAVASAALEGAEVSMEEIREGHVYDTRVKGALRVSGELGSLVDTWPRAPRQALARLHTLAAADAVSADALGRPRRAGERVEDPLGLGPAPAPETAMARLEGLYSLLGARTSVPALVMSALVHGELMAVRPFGWGDGLVARAAERLTLVERGLDPKSLVPSELGHRTLRDEYGPALRGYMGGTPEGVAGWVAYCCRAVRAGAQDSLATCEALKRG, encoded by the coding sequence GTGAGCGAACCGACTTCTTCCCCCGTGTCCGACCCGTTGGCCCGGATCGCCGAGCTGCCCGGTGTGGCCGACGCGGTCGCCGAGACGCGGACCCTGGTCGACCGTCTGTTGGGCCACCGCGTGCTGCGCCGCCGCAGCAGCGACGTGTCCATGGAGTCCGCGCTGCGCGGCGCGGTCGCGTCGGCGGCGCTGGAGGGCGCCGAGGTCTCGATGGAGGAGATCCGCGAGGGGCACGTGTACGACACGCGCGTCAAGGGCGCGCTTCGGGTGTCCGGAGAGCTGGGGAGCCTGGTGGACACCTGGCCGAGGGCTCCGCGCCAGGCCCTGGCCCGGCTGCACACGCTGGCCGCGGCGGACGCGGTGTCCGCGGACGCGCTGGGCCGTCCCCGCAGGGCCGGGGAACGCGTCGAGGACCCCCTGGGGCTGGGCCCGGCCCCGGCTCCGGAGACCGCGATGGCCAGGCTGGAGGGCCTGTACTCGCTGCTGGGCGCGCGCACGTCGGTGCCCGCGCTGGTGATGTCGGCCCTGGTGCACGGGGAGCTGATGGCGGTCCGTCCGTTCGGGTGGGGCGACGGTCTGGTGGCGCGCGCGGCCGAACGGTTGACGCTGGTGGAGCGGGGTCTGGACCCCAAGTCGCTGGTGCCCTCCGAGCTCGGCCACCGGACGCTGCGGGACGAGTACGGGCCGGCGCTGCGCGGGTACATGGGCGGCACCCCGGAGGGCGTCGCCGGGTGGGTGGCGTACTGCTGCCGCGCGGTCCGCGCGGGGGCGCAGGACTCGCTGGCCACCTGTGAGGCCCTCAAGCGCGGCTGA
- a CDS encoding DUF309 domain-containing protein, with translation MATETADGHRESGGRGGGRDRNETGQAQNQRPRDRYGRPMPHGSRGEVERVPDDAEFSAEEGLEEAQRLLDQGYAFTAHEVLEAVWKSAPDPERELWRGLAQTAVGVTHAQRGNMVGAARLLRRGADRVEPFGPDAPHGVDVAGVAAFARALADDLDAGRARPGDGIDPSGMRLLGG, from the coding sequence ATGGCGACGGAGACCGCGGACGGGCACCGGGAGTCCGGGGGCCGAGGAGGCGGGCGGGACCGCAACGAGACCGGGCAGGCGCAGAACCAGCGCCCCCGGGACCGGTACGGGCGCCCGATGCCGCACGGGAGCCGGGGCGAGGTGGAGCGGGTCCCCGACGACGCCGAGTTCTCCGCGGAGGAAGGTCTGGAGGAGGCCCAGCGGCTGCTCGACCAGGGGTACGCTTTCACCGCCCACGAGGTCCTCGAAGCCGTGTGGAAGTCCGCGCCCGACCCCGAGCGGGAACTGTGGCGCGGCCTCGCCCAGACGGCCGTGGGGGTCACCCACGCGCAGCGCGGCAACATGGTCGGCGCGGCACGTCTGCTGAGGCGGGGCGCGGACCGCGTGGAGCCGTTCGGGCCGGACGCCCCCCACGGGGTGGACGTGGCGGGGGTGGCGGCGTTCGCCCGCGCCCTGGCCGACGACCTCGACGCCGGGCGCGCCCGCCCGGGTGACGGGATCGACCCTTCGGGGATGCGCCTGCTCGGCGGGTAA
- a CDS encoding sodium-translocating pyrophosphatase: MALSLAGTDFTLVIIVMVVALLALAVAGVLVREVLAAGQGTERMRGIALAVQEGAAAYLKRQFRTLAVFVVLIPLLLLLLPADSWAIAIGRSVFFALGALLSAATGFIGMWLAVRGNVRVAAAARGGDDASNRTAMRIAFRTGGVAGMITVGLGLFGAALVVLLYRGDAPIVLEGFGFGAALLAMFMRVGGGIFTKAADVGADLVGKVEQGIPEDDPRNAATIADNVGDNVGDCAGMAADLFESYAVVLVASLILGRVAFGTEGLVFPLLVPMIGVLTAIVGIFLVAPRARDKTAMSAINRGFFISAAISAVLVVGTAFWYLPSSFDQLSGVSPQVLAEIEEAGTNPDPRILAVAAVLIGLVLAAAIQLLTGYFTETDRRPVREIGDSSETGAATVILSGISVGLESAVYSALLIAGAVYAAFLLGGGSITLSLFAVALAGTGLLTTVGIIVAMDTFGPVSDNAQGIAEMSGDVEGPGAEILTGLDAVGNTTKAITKGIAIATAVLAATALFGAFRTSVQAQLGDADEAFSLSLDQPDVLVGVIIGASVVFFFSGLAIMAVGRAAGRVVMEVRDQFRTRPGIMDGTEKPEYARVVDICTKDSLRELVTPGLLAVLAPIAVGFALGYAPLGAFLGGAIAAGVLMAVFLSNSGGAWDNAKKLVEDGHHGGKGSEAHAATVIGDTVGDPFKDTAGPAINPLLKVMNLVALIVAPSVVIYADNVVLRAGIAVAAVAVLVGAILWSKRRGGGTETDLAETGGRSAPKGAPETGGGAPPKGEVSPAGDGGVGGDAADGADDRKEEARAGEGK, from the coding sequence ATGGCCCTATCACTGGCAGGCACCGACTTCACCCTCGTCATCATCGTCATGGTGGTGGCCCTTCTGGCACTCGCCGTCGCGGGCGTGCTGGTACGTGAGGTCCTCGCCGCAGGGCAGGGCACAGAGCGAATGCGCGGCATCGCGCTCGCGGTGCAGGAAGGAGCGGCGGCCTACCTCAAACGACAGTTCCGCACCCTCGCGGTCTTCGTCGTCCTCATCCCGCTCCTGCTGCTCCTGCTCCCCGCCGACTCGTGGGCCATCGCGATCGGCCGGTCGGTCTTCTTCGCCCTCGGCGCCCTGCTGTCGGCGGCGACCGGATTCATCGGCATGTGGCTCGCCGTGCGCGGCAACGTCCGGGTCGCCGCGGCCGCCCGGGGCGGTGACGACGCCTCCAATCGCACCGCCATGCGCATCGCCTTCCGGACCGGCGGAGTGGCGGGCATGATCACCGTCGGCCTCGGCCTGTTCGGCGCGGCCCTCGTCGTCCTCCTCTACCGGGGCGACGCCCCCATCGTCCTGGAGGGCTTCGGCTTCGGCGCGGCCCTCCTCGCCATGTTCATGCGCGTGGGCGGCGGCATCTTCACCAAGGCCGCCGACGTCGGCGCCGACCTCGTCGGCAAGGTCGAGCAGGGCATCCCCGAGGACGACCCCCGCAACGCCGCCACCATCGCCGACAACGTCGGCGACAACGTGGGTGACTGCGCCGGCATGGCCGCGGACCTGTTCGAGTCCTACGCGGTCGTGCTCGTCGCCTCGCTGATCCTCGGCCGCGTCGCCTTCGGCACCGAGGGACTGGTGTTCCCGCTCCTCGTCCCCATGATCGGCGTGCTCACCGCCATCGTCGGCATCTTCCTGGTCGCCCCCCGCGCCAGGGACAAGACGGCGATGTCGGCGATCAACCGCGGGTTCTTCATCTCCGCGGCGATCTCCGCCGTGCTCGTCGTCGGCACCGCCTTCTGGTACCTGCCCTCCAGCTTCGACCAGCTCTCCGGCGTCAGCCCGCAGGTCCTGGCCGAGATCGAGGAGGCCGGGACCAACCCGGACCCGAGGATCCTCGCGGTCGCGGCGGTCCTCATCGGCCTCGTGCTCGCCGCCGCCATCCAGCTGCTCACCGGCTACTTCACCGAGACCGACCGGCGCCCCGTCCGCGAGATCGGCGACAGCTCCGAGACCGGCGCGGCGACCGTCATCCTCTCCGGCATCTCCGTCGGCCTGGAGTCGGCCGTCTACTCCGCCCTCCTCATCGCCGGAGCCGTCTACGCCGCGTTCCTGCTCGGCGGCGGCTCCATCACCCTGAGCCTGTTCGCCGTCGCCCTCGCCGGAACCGGCCTGCTCACCACCGTCGGCATCATCGTGGCGATGGACACCTTCGGCCCCGTCTCCGACAACGCCCAGGGCATCGCGGAGATGTCCGGCGACGTGGAGGGCCCGGGCGCGGAGATCCTCACCGGGCTCGACGCCGTCGGCAACACCACCAAGGCCATCACCAAGGGCATCGCGATCGCGACGGCGGTCCTGGCCGCGACCGCGCTCTTCGGCGCCTTCCGCACCTCCGTGCAGGCCCAGCTCGGCGACGCCGACGAGGCGTTCTCGCTCTCACTGGACCAGCCCGACGTGCTCGTCGGCGTCATCATCGGCGCCAGCGTGGTGTTCTTCTTCTCCGGGCTCGCCATCATGGCGGTCGGCCGGGCGGCGGGCCGCGTGGTCATGGAGGTGCGCGACCAGTTCCGCACCCGTCCGGGGATCATGGACGGCACGGAGAAGCCCGAGTACGCGCGCGTGGTCGACATCTGCACCAAGGACTCGCTGCGGGAGCTGGTCACCCCGGGCCTGCTGGCCGTCCTCGCGCCGATCGCGGTCGGCTTCGCCCTCGGCTACGCCCCGCTCGGCGCGTTCCTGGGCGGCGCCATCGCCGCGGGAGTGCTCATGGCCGTCTTCCTGTCCAACTCGGGCGGGGCCTGGGACAACGCCAAGAAGCTCGTCGAGGACGGCCACCACGGCGGCAAGGGCTCGGAGGCCCACGCCGCCACGGTCATCGGCGACACGGTCGGCGACCCCTTCAAGGACACCGCGGGTCCCGCCATCAACCCCCTGCTCAAGGTGATGAACCTCGTCGCCCTGATCGTGGCGCCCAGCGTGGTGATCTACGCCGACAACGTCGTCCTGCGGGCGGGGATCGCGGTGGCGGCCGTCGCCGTGCTCGTCGGCGCCATCCTGTGGTCCAAGCGCCGCGGGGGAGGCACCGAGACCGACCTCGCCGAGACCGGCGGCCGGTCCGCGCCCAAGGGCGCCCCGGAGACCGGAGGCGGAGCCCCGCCGAAGGGTGAGGTCTCCCCTGCCGGGGACGGCGGTGTCGGCGGGGACGCCGCGGACGGCGCCGACGACCGCAAGGAGGAGGCCCGCGCCGGAGAGGGGAAGTAG